One genomic window of Synechococcales cyanobacterium T60_A2020_003 includes the following:
- a CDS encoding iron ABC transporter permease, translated as MRSNALTDWLTHLPRWDPWTIVVLGVAAIIATPVIVVFSSIFADTSDTWEHLASTVLPQYVLNSLLLLVGVGIGVSVIGVGTAWLVTMCRFPGQRVFEWGLLLPLAAPSYVLAYVYTDFLEYYGPVQTVLRSLFGWDSMNDYWFPSVRSLWGAMVTLTLVLYPYVYLLSRVAFLEQSVRSLEASRSLGRGPWRSFWTVALPLARPAIMAGLALALMETLNDFGTVDFFGVQTFTTGIYRTWFGMGERIAASQIAACLMMFILALILLERWSRRQARYYQMSSRFQSLSTYSLSGGRSLLAILACTIPIILGLILPAILLLYMTFQNWSKTMNSNFWALSYHSVVLASVSAIVAVTISLIMAYGVRLNSNWWMRLGVRISAMGYAVPGSVIAVGILIPTAQFDNWVDGWMRSVLGISTGLLITGSVVALVLAYLVRFLAVALNTVESSLIQIRPSLDDASRCLGRSPLQTLISVHAPLMWSGILTGIMIVFVDVMKELPATLVMRPFNFDTLAVQVYRYASDERLAEASAPALAILLVGLVPVIVLSAQIARSRSRNPSAH; from the coding sequence ATTCGCTCTAATGCTTTAACCGACTGGCTTACCCACCTACCACGATGGGATCCGTGGACAATCGTTGTTCTTGGCGTTGCCGCGATTATCGCTACACCTGTGATTGTGGTCTTCAGCAGCATTTTTGCCGATACCAGCGATACTTGGGAACATTTAGCCTCAACGGTTCTGCCTCAGTACGTGCTCAATTCGCTGCTGCTGCTGGTCGGGGTAGGAATCGGAGTATCCGTCATCGGGGTCGGCACAGCATGGCTCGTGACGATGTGTCGCTTTCCGGGACAGCGCGTTTTTGAATGGGGATTGCTGCTTCCCTTAGCGGCTCCCAGCTATGTTTTAGCCTACGTGTACACCGACTTTTTAGAATATTACGGCCCTGTTCAGACTGTCTTGCGATCGCTCTTTGGCTGGGACAGCATGAACGACTACTGGTTTCCCAGTGTGCGATCGCTGTGGGGTGCCATGGTGACGCTCACCCTCGTACTGTATCCCTACGTGTACCTCCTATCACGAGTGGCCTTTTTAGAACAGTCGGTGCGATCGCTCGAAGCCAGTCGTTCCCTGGGTCGGGGGCCGTGGCGCAGCTTTTGGACGGTGGCTCTGCCCTTGGCACGTCCGGCGATTATGGCAGGCTTAGCCTTGGCCCTGATGGAAACTCTCAATGACTTTGGTACCGTTGATTTCTTTGGAGTTCAGACCTTTACCACCGGGATTTACCGTACCTGGTTTGGTATGGGGGAACGGATTGCCGCCAGTCAGATTGCCGCCTGTTTGATGATGTTTATCCTGGCGCTGATTTTGCTGGAGCGCTGGTCGCGGCGACAGGCGCGGTACTACCAGATGTCTAGCCGTTTCCAAAGTTTATCGACTTATAGTCTTAGCGGTGGGCGATCGCTCCTCGCCATCCTCGCCTGCACCATCCCCATCATCCTGGGTCTAATTCTTCCGGCCATTCTGCTCCTGTACATGACATTCCAGAATTGGAGCAAAACTATGAACTCCAACTTTTGGGCATTGAGCTATCACAGCGTAGTGCTAGCCTCGGTGAGTGCGATCGTGGCCGTGACGATTTCGCTAATCATGGCCTACGGGGTGCGCCTGAATTCCAACTGGTGGATGCGGCTAGGCGTTCGCATTTCCGCGATGGGCTATGCCGTGCCCGGTTCCGTCATTGCCGTCGGAATTTTGATTCCCACCGCTCAGTTCGACAATTGGGTCGATGGCTGGATGCGCTCGGTCTTGGGCATCTCAACCGGACTGCTGATTACAGGCAGCGTCGTGGCCTTAGTGTTGGCTTACTTGGTGCGGTTCTTAGCCGTAGCACTCAACACCGTAGAATCTAGCCTGATCCAAATCCGTCCAAGTTTGGATGATGCCTCACGATGCCTGGGACGCAGCCCGCTACAAACCCTGATCAGCGTCCATGCGCCGCTGATGTGGTCGGGCATTCTTACCGGAATTATGATTGTCTTCGTTGATGTTATGAAGGAGTTGCCTGCCACGTTGGTCATGCGCCCCTTTAACTTTGATACGCTGGCGGTGCAGGTCTATCGCTATGCCTCGGATGAGCGGTTGGCAGAAGCCTCTGCCCCAGCCTTGGCGATTTTGTTGGTGGGACTGGTACCCGTGATTGTGCTCAGTGCCCAAATTGCCCGTTCGCGATCGCGCAACCCATCTGCCCATT